Proteins found in one Muntiacus reevesi chromosome 2, mMunRee1.1, whole genome shotgun sequence genomic segment:
- the LOC136157606 gene encoding uncharacterized protein → MREFSNFTNLGERLLVNENTPGFMASGGEEFNPGLETERSDSLCLLAHPPLPGSSAQERPPIKGLLPPVLRGGSFFPRHFLTSGAPNVGPEISQQVATALGIDWHLHIPYRPQSSGKVERVNGIIKTHLTKLASELRLSWVDLLPLALTRIRTTPHSKAGLTPFELLYGRPYLLTHLPEGEAPPLAGYLPLFSLLRSLLREHADRVLPQPTDDEGPTQPLAPGDQALGLYQSTARHGPADGVATAEEARENRHPLSYSKKAGMKGRTPFVSSLTRPSPGVLPKSDRPLKAFYHRSLEDHLFLPAAFSNRDKA, encoded by the exons ATGAGGGAATTCTCCAACTTTACTAATCTTGGTGAAAGGTTGTTGGTGAATGAAAACACGCCGGGATTcatggcctccggaggagaagaattcaatccgggtcTAGAGactgaaaggtcgg actccctttgtctcctcgctcacccgcccctccctggGAGTTCTGCCCAAGAGCGACCGCCCATTAAAGGCCTtttaccaccggtccttagaggtggctctttcttcccgcggcatTTTCTAACATCTGGCGCCCCAAACGTGGGGCCCGAG atCTCCCAGCAGGTGGCTACGGCCCTGGGCATCGACTGGCATCTCCACATCCCCTATCGGCCCCAATCGTCAGGCAAGGTAGAGCGGGTAAACGGCATCATCAAGACGCACCTGACCAAGCTCGCCTCAGAACTGCGGCTGTCTTGGGTCGACCTCCTCCCTCTGGCGCTCACTCGCATTCGCACCACACCACACTCCAAAGCAGGTTTGACCCCTTTTGAACTGCTCTACGGCAGGCCCTACCtcctgactcacctcccagagggaGAGGCTCCCCCACTCGCGGGgtacctccccctcttctccctcttacgaTCCTTGCTGAGAGAACACGCAGACCGGGTCCTGCCACAACCGACAGACGACGAAGGGCCAACTCAGCCTCTGGCCCCGGGAGATCAG GCTCTTGGCCTTTATCAATCAACGGCTCGACACGGTCCAGCTGATGGTGTTGCGACAGCA gaagaagccagagagaaccGGCACCCCTTGTCCTATAGCAAAAAGGCCGGgatgaaaggtcgg actccctttgtctcctcgctcacccgcccctccccgggagttctgcccaaGAGCGACCGCCCATTAAAGGCCTtttaccaccggtccttagaggaccacctctttcttcccgcggcgttttctaacagagacaaggcttga